A stretch of Zootoca vivipara chromosome 13, rZooViv1.1, whole genome shotgun sequence DNA encodes these proteins:
- the LOC118078723 gene encoding vomeronasal type-2 receptor 26-like yields MSQISIFFNPIDFDKCPSNDLFDDIVHFSQSWTYRAALELLSTYSRFIPNYKCDTQNYLAAVIGGSHSEVCLHMANILSNYKIPQLVYGPVPMRNIKTEVAFYNQMFPNIDHQYEGILKLLLHFRWLWTGVMIADNENGERFLQSVVPKFILRGICFDFIGRFPSISYSSGIADLVADGLKTFNVAMRSTDNVLIIHGEIDSMTLLRMSPDISEYEDIPIKAQGKVWVMTLQMDFTSLPFQRDQDIDFLHGSLSFTIHSKEVLGFMEFVQMRNPILEKEDGFMRLYWEKAFQCHFIDSEENMQDGDICTGEEKLEALPGSIFETSMTGHSYSIYNAVYAVAHAMHVIHSSKFKRRVNEGRLKLWNQQMWKLNHFVKSISFNNSGGGKVSFNRNGELESGFDIINWVTFPNQSFRRVKVGKIDPMAPQEEAFSISEEAIVWPSWFNQAQPLSLCNANCPLGYQKTKKEGKPFCCYDCITCPEGKISNQTDMDECFQCPPDHYPTVEKDSCLPKDIHFLSYGEPLGISLACFALSLSFLTALVLWIFIRHRDTPIVKANNRNLSYTLLISLLLAFLCALLFIGRPKKVTCLLRQTAFGIIFSVAVSCVLAKTVIVVLAFMVTKPGSSMRKWVGKQQATSIILSCSLIQAALCTVWLANSPPFPALDMHSMSKEIVLECNEGSVTMFYCVLGFMGLLAIVSFSVAFLARKLPDSFNEAKFITFSMLVFCSVWLSFVPTYLSTKGKYMVAVEIFSILASSAGLLGCIFSPKCYIIVMKPELNSKEQLRRRNQ; encoded by the exons ATGTCTCAGATCTCCATATTTTTCAACCCAATAGACTTTGATAAATGTCCTTCTAATGACCTCTTTGATGACATTGT CCATTTTAGTCAAAGCTGGACCTATCGTGCTGCCTTGGAACTCCTCTCTACGTACAGCAGATTCATCCCCAACTACAAGTGTGACACCCAGAATTATCTAGCAGCAGTCATTGGAGGTTCACACTCTGAGGTTTGTCTTCATATGGCAAATATACTGAGCaactacaagattccacag CTCGTATATGGTCCCGTTCCAATGAGAAATATTAAAACTGAAGTCGCTTTCTATAACCAAATGTTCCCAAATATAGACCATCAATATGAAGGGATTCTGAAGTTACTGCTACATTTCAGGTGGCTATGGACTGGTGTGATGATTGCGGATAATGAGAATGGAGAGAGGTTTCTACAGAGTGTGGTTCCAAAATTTATTCTGAGAGGAATCTGCTTTGATTTCATAGGAAGATTTCCATCCATTTCTTATTCTAGTGGTATTGCGGACTTGGTTGCAGATGGGCTCAAGACATTTAATGTTGCCATGAGAAGTACTGATAATGTGTTGATCATTCATGGGGAAATTGATTCCATGACACTTTTGAGAATGTCTCCTGATATTTCAGAATATGAAGATATACCAATAAAGGCTCAAGGTAAAGTTTGGGTCATGACGCTTCAGATGGATTTCACATCACTTCCCTTTCAGAGAGATCAGGACATAGACTTCCTCCATGGTTCTCTATCCTTCACCATTCACTCAAAGGAAGTCTTGGGATTCATGGAATTTGTTCAGATGAGAAATCCCATTTTGGAAAAAGAAGATGGCTTTATGAGGCTATATTGGGAAAAGGCATTTCAGTGTCATTTCATTGACTCTGAGGAAAATATGCAGGATGGAGATATTTGCACtggggaggagaagctggaggCTCTTCCTGGCTCTATTTTTGAAACaagcatgactggccacagctataGCATCTACAATGCCGTCTATGCTGTGGCACATGCCATGCATGTCATCCATTCATCTAAATTCAAGCGCAGAGTGAATGAAGGGCGGCTGAAGCTTTGGAATCAACAGATGTGGAAG CTCAACCACTTTGTTAAAAGCATCTCATTTAATAATAGTGGTGGGGGGAAAGTTTCCTTCAACCGAAATGGAGAGTTagagtctggatttgatattatAAACTGGGTTACATTTCCAAACCAGTCCTTTCGCAGAGTGAAAGTTGGAAAGATCGACCCCATGGCTCCCCAAGAAGAAGCATTCAGCATTAGTGAAGAAGCCATTGTGTGGCCCAGCTGGTTTAACCAG GCACAACCCCTTTCTCTTTGTAATGCCAATTGTCCTTTGGGTTATCAGAaaacaaagaaggaagggaaaccattttgctgctatgattgcattACATGTCCAGAAGGAAAGATTTCCAACCAGACAG acatgGATGAATGCTTTCAGTGCCCACCAGATCATTACCCTACTGTGGAAAAGGATTCATGCTTGCCAAAGGACATACATTTCTTGTCTTATGGAGAACCACTGGGGATCTCCTTGGCCTGCTTTGCTCTTTCTTTGTCCTTCCTTACAGCTTTGGTGCTTTGGATTTTCATAAGGCACCGggacactcccatagtcaaagccaacaaccgcaACCTCTcctacactctcctcatctccctcttgcttgccttccTTTGTGCTTTGCTATTCATCGGTCGACCTAAGAAAGTGACATGTCTCCTTCGACAaacagcttttggcatcatcttttcCGTGGCTGTTTCTTGCGTGTTGGCCAAGACAGTCATTGTGGTCCTTGCTTTCATGGTCACCAAACCAGGGTCCagcatgaggaaatgggtggggaaacaaCAGGCCACTTCCATTATTCTTTCCTGTTCCTTGATTCAAGCTGCTCTTTGTACTGTTTGGCTGGCAaattctcccccattcccagcttTAGACATGCACTCAATGAGTAAAGAAATTGTTCTGGAATGTAATGAAGGCTCGGTCACCATGTTCTACTGTGTTTTGGGCTTTATGGGCTTGCTGGCCATTGTCAGCTTCTCTGTagccttcctagccaggaagttacctgacagttttaatgaagccaagtttattaccttcagcatgctggtattttgcagtgtgtggctgTCCTTTGTTCCAACATATttaagcacaaaaggaaaatatatggtggctgtggagatcttctccatcttggcctccagtgctggtttACTAGGctgtatattttccccaaaatgttaTATTATTGTAATGAAGCCAGAGCTGAACAGCAAGGAGCAGTTAAGAAGACGAAATCAGTGA
- the LOC118078717 gene encoding vomeronasal type-2 receptor 26-like — protein sequence MSQISILFNPIEFDKCPSNDLFDDIVHFSQSWTYRAALELLSTYSRFIPNYKCDTQNYLAAVIGGPNSEVCLHMANILSNYKIPQLVYGPTPMRNIKTEVAFYNQMFPNIDHQYEGILKLLLHFRWLWTGVVIVNDENGERFLQSVVPKFILRGICFDFIGRFPSISYSSGITDLVADGLKTFNVAMRSTANVLIIHGEIDSMTLLRMSPDISEYEDIPIKATGKVWVMTVQMDFTSLPFQRDQDIDFLHGSLSFTIHSKEVLGFKEFVQMRNPILEKEDGFMRIYWEKAFQCHFVDSEENMQDGDICTGEEKLEALPGSIFETSMTGHSYSIYNAVYAVAHAMHVIHSSKFKHRVDEGWLKLWNQQMWKLNHFVKSISFNNSGGEKVSFNRNGELESGFDIMNWVTFPNQSFRRVKVGKIDPMAPQEEAFSISEEAIVWPSWFNQAQPLSLCNANCPLGYQKTKKEGKPFCCYDCITCPEGKISNQTDMDECFQCPPDHYPNMEKDSCLPKDIHFLSYGEPLGISLTCFALSLSFLTALVLPIFIKHRDTPIVKANNRNLSYTLLISLLLSFLCALLFIGQPEKVTCLLRQTAFGIIFSVAVSCVLAKTIIVVLAFMVTKPGSDMRKWVGKQQAISIVLSCSLIQAALCTVWLATSPPFPDLDMHSMSKEIILECNEGSVTMFYCVLGFMGLLAIVSFSVAFLARKLPDSFNEAKFITFSMLVFCSVWLSFVPTYLSTKGKYMVAVEIFSILASSAGLLGCIFSPKCYIIVMKPELNSKEQLRRRNQ from the exons ATGTCTCAGATCTCCATATTATTCAACCCAATAGAGTTCGATAAATGTCCTTCTAATGACCTCTTTGATGACATTGT CCATTTTAGTCAAAGCTGGACCTATCGTGCTGCCTTGGAACTCCTCTCTACGTACAGCAGATTCATCCCCAACTACAAGTGTGACACCCAGAATTATCTAGCAGCAGTCATTGGAGGTCCGAACTCTGAGGTTTGTCTTCATATGGCAAATATACTGAGCaactacaagattccacag CTCGTATATGGTCCTACTCCAATGAGAAATATTAAAACTGAAGTCGCTTTCTATAACCAAATGTTCCCAAATATAGACCATCAATATGAAGGGATTCTGAAGTTACTGCTACACTTCAGATGGCTATGGACTGGTGTGGTGATTGTGAATGATGAGAATGGAGAGAGATTTCTACAGAGTGTGGTTCCAAAATTTATTCTGAGAGGAATCTGCTTTGATTTCATAGGAAGATTTCCATCCATTTCTTATTCTAGTGGTATTACGGACTTGGTTGCAGATGGGCTCAAGACATTTAATGTTGCCATGAGAAGTACTGCTAATGTGTTGATCATTCATGGGGAAATTGATTCCATGACACTTTTGAGAATGTCTCCTGATATTTCAGAATATGAAGATATACCAATAAAGGCTACAGGTAAAGTTTGGGTCATGACGGTTCAGATGGATTTCACATCACTTCCCTTTCAGAGAGATCAGGACATAGACTTCCTCCATGGTTCCCTATCCTTCACCATTCACTCAAAGGAGGTCTTGGGATTCAAGGAATTTGTTCAGATGAGAAATCCCATTTTGGAAAAAGAAGATGGCTTTATGAGGATATACTGGGAAAAGGCATTTCAGTGTCATTTCGTTGACTCTGAGGAAAATATGCAGGATGGAGATATTTGCACtggggaggagaagctggaggCTCTTCCTGGCTCTATTTTTGAAACaagcatgactggccacagctataGCATCTACAATGCAGTCTATGCTGTGGCACATGCCATGCATGTCATCCATTCATCTAAATTCAAGCACAGAGTGGATGAAGGGTGGCTGAAGCTTTGGAATCAACAGATGTGGAAG ctcaACCACTTTGTTAAAAGCATCTCATTTAATAATAGTGGTGGGGAAAAAGTTTCCTTCAACCGAAATGGAGAGTTagagtctggatttgatattatGAACTGGGTTACATTTCCAAACCAGTCCTTTCGGAGAGTGAAAGTTGGAAAGATCGACCCCATGGCTCCCCAAGAAGAAGCGTTCAGCATTAGTGAAGAAGCCATTGTGTGGCCCAGCTGGTTTAACCAG GCACAACCCCTTTCTCTTTGTAATGCCAATTGTCCTTTGGGTTATCAGAaaacaaagaaggaagggaaaccattttgctgctatgattgcattACATGCCCGGAAGGGAAGATTTCCAACCAGACAG acatgGATGAATGCTTTCAGTGCCCACCAGATCATTACCCAAACATGGAAAAGGATTCATGCTTGCCAAAGGACATACATTTCTTGTCTTATGGTGAACCACTGGGGATCTCTTTGACCTGTTTTGCTCTTTCCTTATCCTTCCTTACAGCTTTGGTGCTTCCGATTTTCATTAAGCACCGagacactcccatagtcaaagccaacaaccgcaACCTCTcctacactctcctcatctccctcttgctttctttcctttgtgCTTTGCTATTCATCGGTCAACCTGAGAAAGTGACATGTCTCCTTCGACAaacagcttttggcatcatcttttccgtggctgtttcttgtgtgctgGCCAAGACAATCATTGTGGTCCTTGCTTTCATGGTCACCAAACCAGGATCTGacatgaggaaatgggtggggaaacaaCAGGCCATTTCCATTGTTCTTTCCTGTTCCTTGATTCAAGCTGCTCTTTgtactgtgtggctggcaacttctcccccattcccagatttaGACATGCACTCAATGAGTAAAGAAATTATTCtggaatgtaatgaagggtcagtcaCCATGTTCTACTGTGTCTTGGGGTTTATGGGCTTGCTGGCCATTGTCAGCTTCTCTGTagccttcctagccaggaagttacctgacagttttaatgaagccaagtttattaccttcagcatgctggtattttgcagtgtgtggctgTCCTTTGTTCCAACATATttaagcacaaaaggaaaatatatggtggctgtggagatcttctccatcttggcctccagtgctggtttACTAGGctgtatattttccccaaaatgttaTATTATTGTAATGAAGCCAGAGCTGAACAGCAAGGAGCAGTTAAGAAGACGAAATCAGTGA
- the LOC118079200 gene encoding vomeronasal type-2 receptor 26-like gives MSQISILFNPIDFDKCPSNDLFDDIVHFSASWTYRAALELLSTYSRFIPNYKCDTQNYLAAVIGGPNSKVCLHMANILSNYKIPQLIYGPVPMRNIKTEVAFYNQMFPNIDHQYEGILKLLLHFRWLWTGVVIVNDENGERFLQSVVPKFILRGICFDFIGRFPSISYTNGITDLVADGLKTFNVAMRSTANVLIIHGEIDSMTLLRMSPDISEYEDIPIKATGKVWVMTIQMDFTSLPFQRDQDIDFLHGSLSFTIHSKEVLGFKEFVQMRNPILEKEDGFMRLYWEKAFQCHFVDPEEDMQDGDICTGEEKLEALPGSIFETSMTGHSYSIYNAVYAVAHAMNAMHSSKFKRRVNEGRLKLWNQQMWKLNHFVKSISFNNSGGGKVSFNRNGELESGFDIINWVTFPNQSFRRVKVGKIDPMAPQEEAFSISEEVIVWPRRFNQAQPLSLCNANCPLGYQKTKKEGKPFCCYDCITCPEGKISNQTDMDECFQCPPDHYPTVEKDSCVPKDIHFLSYGEPLGISLACFALSLSFLTALVLWIFIRHRDTPIVKANNRNLSYTLLISLLLSFLCALLFIGRPEKVTCLLRQTAFGIIFSMAVSCVLAKTVIVVLAFMVTKPGSSMRKWVGKQQATSIVLSCSLIQAAICTVWLANSPPFPALDNHSMSKEIVLECNEGSVTLFYCVLGFMGLLAIVSFSVAFLARKLPDSFNEAKFITFSMLVFCSVWLSFVPTYLSTKGKYIVAVEIFSILASSAGLLGCIFSPKCYIIVMKPELNSKEQLRRRNQ, from the exons ATGTCTCAGATCTCTATATTATTCAACCCAATAGACTTCGATAAATGTCCTTCTAATGACCTCTTTGATGACATTGT CCATTTTAGTGCAAGCTGGACTTATCGTGCTGCTTTGGAACTCCTCTCTACGTACAGCAGATTCATCCCCAACTACAAGTGTGACACCCAGAATTATCTAGCAGCAGTCATTGGAGGTCCGAACTCTAAAGTCTGTCTTCATATGGCAAATATACTGAGCaactacaagattccacag CTCATCTATGGTCCCGTTCCAATGAGAAATATTAAAACTGAAGTCGCTTTCTATAACCAAATGTTCCCAAATATAGACCATCAATATGAAGGGATTCTGAAGTTACTGCTACACTTCAGATGGCTATGGACTGGTGTGGTGATTGTGAATGATGAGAATGGAGAGAGGTTTCTACAGAGTGTGGTTCCAAAATTTATTCTGAGAGGAATCTGCTTTGATTTCATAGGAAGATTTCCATCCATTTCTTATACTAATGGTATTACGGACTTGGTTGCAGATGGGCTCAAGACATTTAATGTTGCCATGAGAAGTACTGCTAATGTGTTGATCATTCATGGGGAAATTGATTCAATGACACTTTTGAGAATGTCTCCTGATATTTCAGAATATGAAGATATACCAATAAAGGCTACAGGTAAAGTTTGGGTCATGACGATTCAGATGGATTTCACATCACTTCCCTTTCAGAGAGATCAGGACATAGACTTCCTCCATGGTTCTCTATCCTTCACCATTCACTCAAAGGAAGTCTTGGGATTCAAGGAATTCGTTCAGATGAGAAATCCCATTTTGGAAAAAGAAGATGGCTTTATGAGGCTATATTGGGAAAAGGCATTTCAGTGTCATTTCGTTGACCCTGAGGAAGATATGCAGGATGGAGATATTTGCACtggggaggagaagctggaggCTCTTCCTGGCTCTATTTTTGAAACAAGCATGACTGGCCATAGCTATAGCATCTACAATGCCGTCTATGCTGTGGCACATGCCATGAATGCCATGCATTCATCTAAATTCAAGCGCAGAGTGAATGAAGGGCGGCTGAAGCTTTGGAATCAACAGATGTGGAAG CTCAACCACTTTGTTAAAAGCATCTCATTTAATAATAGTGGTGGGGGAAAAGTTTCCTTCAACCGAAATGGAGAGTTagagtctggatttgatattatAAACTGGGTTACATTTCCAAACCAGTCCTTTCGGAGAGTGAAAGTTGGAAAGATCGACCCCATGGCTCCCCAAGAAGAAGCATTCAGCATTAGTGAAGAAGTCATTGTGTGGCCACGCAGGTTTAACCAG GCACAACCCCTTTCTCTTTGTAATGCCAATTGTCCTTTGGGTTATCAGAaaacaaagaaggaagggaaaccattttgctgctatgattgcattACATGTCCGGAAGGGAAGATTTCCAACCAGACAG acatgGATGAATGCTTTCAGTGCCCACCAGATCATTACCCTACTGTGGAAAAGGATTCATGCGTGCCAAAGGACATACATTTCTTGTCTTATGGAGAACCACTGGGGATCTCCTTGGCCTGCTTTGCTCTTTCTTTGTCCTTCCTTACAGCTTTGGTGCTTTGGATTTTCATAAGGCACCGGGACACTCCCATAGTCAAGGCCAACAACCGCAACCTCTcctacactctcctcatctcgctcttgctttctttcctttgtgCTTTGCTATTCATCGGTCGACCTGAGAAAGTGACATGTCTCCTTCGACAaacagcttttggcatcatcttttcaatggctgtttcttgtgtgttggccaaGACAGTCATTGTGGTCCTTGCTTTCATGGTCACCAAACCAGGGTCCagcatgaggaaatgggtggggaaacaaCAGGCCActtccattgtcctttcctgttCCTTGATTCAAGCTGCTATTTGTACTGTGTGGCTGGCAaattctcccccattcccagcttTAGACAATCACTCAATGAGTAAAGAAATTGTTCTGGAATGTAACGAAGGATCAGTCACCTTGTTCTACTGTGTCTTGGGCTTTATGGGCTTGCTGGCCATTGTCAGCTTCTCTGTAGCCTTCCTAGCTaggaagttacctgacagttttaatgaagccaagtttattaccttcagcatgctggtattttgcagtgtttggctgtcctttgttCCAACATATttaagcacaaaaggaaaatatatagtggctgtggagatcttctccatcttggcctccagtgctggtttACTAGGctgtatattttccccaaaatgttaTATTATTGTAATGAAGCCAGAGCTGAACAGCAAGGAGCAGTTAAGAAGACGAAATCAGTGA